One genomic region from Bos javanicus breed banteng chromosome 14, ARS-OSU_banteng_1.0, whole genome shotgun sequence encodes:
- the RBM12B gene encoding RNA-binding protein 12B, with product MAVVIRLLGLPFIAGPVDIRHFFTGLTIPDGGVHIIGGEIGEAFIIFATDEDARRAVSRSGGFIKDSSVELFLSSKAEMQKTIEMKRTDRMGRERPGSGASGVGSLSNFVEAIKEEGSNSGYGSPINQDAGFHTNGTGHGDLRPRKTRPLTAENPYLFLRGLPYLVNEDDVRVFFSGLCVDGVIFLKHHDGRNNGDAIVKFASCIDASGGLKCHRSFMGSRFIEVMQGSEKQWIDFGGNLIKEGDISMRTEEHTPPRGINDRHFRKRSHSKSPRRTCSRSPLGFYVHLKNLSVSINKRDLRNFFRDTDLTNEQIRFLYKDERRTRYAFVMFKTLKDYNTALGLHKTVLQYRPVYIDPVSREQMLKFIECYEKKRPASTEKERLGQVSQKHSQEGYSGQKLCIYIRNFPFDVTKVEVQKFFADFSLAEDDICLLYDDKGVGLGEALVKFTSEEQAVKAERLNRRRFLGTEVLLRLISEAQMQEFGVNFSSMSSERMHDHSQSCDRDDHSHSFDSNDPPVYSGGPLENFRHQQEDLRQLDNFKHPQGDFRPPERRPPEDFRHSPEDFRRSPENFRRLQEEHFRRPPEEDFRRSREEDFRYPREEDWRRPPEEDFRRPPKEDFRRPQEEDWRHPPEGDLRRPPEEDWRRPPEEDFRRLPPGEWRRQPEEDFRRPPEEDFRRPPEEDFRRPHQEDFRRSPEEDFRGSPEDFRRPPPEHFRRPPPEHFRRPPPDHFRRLPPEHFRRPPQEHFRRPPQEHFRRPSQEHFRRPPQELFRRPPQEHFRRPREEDFRHPQDEDFRGPPDEDFRHPSEEDFRSSQEEDFRSPSDEDFRRLPEEDLREAPEEDSRVPDRFRLPGEEFRSPPGFRSHRPFVNFGRPEGGKFDFGKRNMGSFPEGRFMPDPKLNCNSGRVTPIKIMNLPFKANVNEILDFFHGYRIIPDSVSIQYNEQGLPTGEAIVAMINYNEAMAAIKDLNDRPVGPRKVKLILL from the coding sequence ATGGCTGTAGTCATCCGTTTACTGGGGCTTCCTTTTATTGCGGGGCCTGTGGATATCCGTCACTTCTTCACGGGATTGACTATTCCTGATGGAGGAGTGCATATAATTGGAGGGGAAATTGGGgaggcttttattatttttgcaacaGATGAAGATGCAAGACGTGCCGTAAGTCGTTCAGGAGGGTTTATCAAGGATTCATCTGTAGAGCTCTTTCTTAGTAGTAAAGCAGAAATGCAGAAGactatagaaatgaaaagaactgaccgCATGGGAAGAGAGAGACCAGGATCTGGGGCATCAGGGGTTGGCAGCTTATCTAATTTTGTTGAGGCTATTAAAGAAGAAGGAAGTAATTCTGGATATGGTTCTCCGATTAATCAAGATGCTGGGTTTCATACTAACGGTACAGGACATGGTGATTTAAGGCCAAGAAAGACACGGCCATTGACAGCTGAGAATCCTTACTTGTTTCTACGAGGCTTGCCGTACTTAGTAAATGAAGATGATGTACGTGTCTTTTTCTCTGGTTTATGTGTGGAtggagtaatttttttaaagcatcatgaTGGCCGAAATAATGGTGATGCCATAGTAAAATTTGCCTCATGTATTGATGCTTCAGGAGGTCTTAAATGTCATAGAAGTTTTATGGGTTCAAGATTTATTGAAGTAATGCAAGGCTCAGAAAAACAGTGGATTGATTTTGGAGGTAATTTAATTAAGGAAGGTGACATTTCTATGAGGACTGAAGAACATACACCACCAAGAGGAATTAATGATAGACATTTTCGGAAACGATCTCATTCAAAATCTCCCAGAAGAACATGTTCCCGTTCTCCTCTGGGATTTTATGTTCACTTAAAAAATCTGTCTGTAAGTATTAACAAAAGagatttaagaaatttttttagaGATACAGATCTGACAAATGAACAGATTAGGTTTTTATATAAAGATGAAAGAAGAACAAGATATGCCTTTGTGATGTTCAAGACTCTGAAAGACTATAACACTGCTCTGGGTTTACATAAGACTGTTTTACAATATCGTCCAGTTTATATTGATCCAGTTTCTAGGGAACAGATGCTGAAGTTCATTGAATGTTATGAAAAGAAAAGACCAGCAtcaacagagaaagagagacttgGACAGGTCTCACAAAAACACTCTCAAGAAGGCTACTCTGGCCAGAAATTGTGCATATATATAAGAAATTTCCCATTTGATGTTACAAAAGTTGAAGTGCAGAAGTTCTTTGCTGACTTTTCTCTTGCTGAGGATGACATTTGCTTGCTTTATGATGACAAAGGAGTTGGTCTAGGAGAAGCGTTGGTGAAATTCACATCAGAAGAACAGGCCGTGAAAGCTGAACGTTTAAACCGACGGAGATTCTTGGGGACAGAGGTGTTGCTAAGGCTCATATCTGAGGCACAAATGCAGGAGTTTGGTGTAAATTTTTCTTCAATGTCTAGTGAAAGAATGCATGACCATTCACAGTCTTGTGATAGAGATGATCATTCCCATTCGTTTGACTCAAATGATCCACCAGTATACTCAGGTGGCCCTTTGGAAAACTTTAGGCATCAGCAAGAGGACTTGAGGCAACTGGACAATTTCAAGCATCCTCAGGGGGATTTCCGACCACCTGAAAGACGCCCTCCAGAAGACTTTAGGCATTCCCCAGAGGATTTCAGGCGGTCCCCGGAAAACTTCAGGCGCCTTCAGGAGGAACACTTCAGGCGGCCTCCTGAGGAGGACTTCAGGCGCTCTCGGGAGGAGGATTTCCGGTACCCAAGGGAGGAGGACTGGAGGCGGCCACCTGAGGAGGATTTCAGGCGACCTCCCAAGGAAGACTTCAGGAGACCCCAGGAGGAGGACTGGAGGCACCCCCCAGAGGGAGACTTAAGGAGGCCACCTGAGGAGGATTGGAGGCGGCCTCCTGAGGAAGACTTCAGGCGGCTTCCCCCAGGGGAATGGAGGCGACAACCTGAGGAAGACTTCAGGCGGCCCCCGGAGGAGGATTTCAGGCGCCCTCCTGAGGAGGACTTCCGGCGACCCCACCAGGAGGACTTCAGGCGGTCTCCTGAGGAGGATTTTCGAGGTTCTCCCGAGGACTTCAGACGGCCACCCCCGGAACACTTCCGGCGGCCGCCCCCAGAGCACTTCCGACGGCCGCCCCCAGATCACTTCCGTCGGCTGCCCCCGGAGCACTTCCGGCGACCACCTCAGGAGCATTTCCGGCGGCCACCGCAGGAGCACTTCAGGCGGCCATCCCAGGAGCATTTTAGACGACCGCCTCAGGAACTTTTCAGGCGGCCACCCCAGGAACATTTCAGGCGCCCCCGAGAGGAAGATTTTAGGCACCCACAGGATGAAGATTTCAGGGGCCCTCCGGATGAAGACTTTAGGCACCCTTCTGAAGAAGACTTCAGGAGTTCTCAGGAGGAAGATTTTAGAAGCCCTTCTGATGAGGACTTCAGGCGGCTCCCGGAGGAAGACCTCAGGGAAGCTCCAGAGGAGGACTCCAGAGTTCCTGACAGATTTAGACTTCCTGGTGAGGAGTTTAGGAGCCCCCCTGGTTTTAGAAGTCATCGTCCTTTTGTGAATTTTGGTCGCCCAGAAGGTGGCAAATTTGATTTTGGAAAGCGTAATATGGGAAGTTTTCCTGAAGGGAGATTTATGCCTGATCCAAAATTAAATTGTAATTCAGGTAGAGTAACACCTATTAAGATAATGAATCTTCCATTTAAAGCTAATGTTAATGAGATTTTAGATTTCTTCCATGGTTATAGAATCATACCTGATTCAGTTTCAATACAGTATAATGAGCAAGGATTACCCACAGGGGAAGCCATTGTTGCCAT